The Wansuia hejianensis genomic interval AGGTCGGTGTCGCCCTTGACGTTCTGCTTTGGCTTCATAAACTTAAAATAATAGAACGCGCCCCCGCCGCCAAGAAGTGCCACGACAAGGAAAAGCACAAGCCCGCCTGTATTGCCTTTCTCTTTGGGCTGCTCTGTTGGTTTCTCGGTTTCCGGCTCCGCTTCCTTGCCACTGCAAGCGGTCATGTTGTCCTTGCAGACAGGGCAGCTCACATTTACCTTTCCGGCTTCGCATTTATCGGTGCAACTGCAAACGGCGGGCGGGGCTGCTTCGGTGCTTCCGTCCTCCATAAGTGCTAAGAGGTCGGCTTCGTCCACTTTGATGTCGTATAAATAAAGTTGGCACCTTATTCTCAAAGAATTCATGTATAATAAAGAGAATAAGGAGGAACTCTCAATGTCACGTACTCAACGTAAATACGACCACGAATATAAGATCCAGGCTGTCAAACTTGCCAGAGAAATCGGCGGTGCTAAGGCAGCCAAAGAATTAGGTATTCCAGAAGGAACCATCCATACATGGCTGAAAGCAGTTAGAGCCGGTACATTGGATATTGGCGACGGTGCACATACTCCAGAAAGTGCCATGAGTCTCGCTGAGGAACTTGCTATGCTCCGCAAACGTGTTAAGGATCAGGATAAAGAAATCCGGCGTCTAAAAGAGGAAAATGAATTTCTCGAGGAAGCAAGTGCTTTTTTCGCAGCCAGCCGTCGGAAGTCAGCAAGAACCAAAGAATGATGTTCATTGCCATAAAAACGGAAGACGGCGCGATTAAGGGAAAACTCTCATTCTATTGCCGGATGCTTGGTGTCAGCCGCCAGGGGTTCTACAAATATCTTGCTAATAAAGACCGGCCCTGGAAATATCAGGATCTCGCTGATGCTATGATAGCAATCCATACTGAAGATGAATACAATGATACATATGGGCGCATTCGCATGTATCAGGCACTTCTCCTTAAGAAACCGGAAGGACTCAAGATTCCCAGTGAGCGAACCGTCTACAGGGTCATGGATGAAATAGGCCTTAGTCATCAACCAAAGCGTAAGCCGAATGGTATTACCAAGGCTGATCGGGAAGCTCGTAAGTCAGATGATCTTCTGAAGCGAGATTTCAAATCCGACAAGCCACTTGAAAAATGTGTAACTGACATTACAGAAATCAAGGCTAAAGATGGGAAACTGTATGTTTCAGCTATCTTTGACTGCTTTGATTCCGGTGTCCTTGGTCTGGCAATGGAAACCAACATGAAAGCAACGTTGTGTGAGCATACCCTGGATAATGCCTATCTGGCATATCCTGATCTGCGAGGGGCTATTGTACACTCTGACAGAGGAACACAATATACCAGTGAAACTTATCGTAAGGCTCTTGCTAAATACGGTATTATTCAAAGCATGAACAGTGCTGGTGGCAGGTGCCACGATAATGCCCGATGCGAAAGCATGTGGGCCAGAATGAAAAGTGAGCTTCTCTATGACCGCTACAATACGGAGACTATGACCATAGAGGAACTGAAGGTTCTCATTTGGAGATACTTCATCAGTTACTGGAATAACAGGAGGATCTGCTCTGCCAACGGTGGGCTTCCTCCGATAATTAAGCGACAGAGATACTACCAATCTCTGGAACAGGCTGCATAGGCAGTGATATCTTTGAGATAAATGTGTCAACCAATATTGACAATATCACTTGATTAAGGAAATGTACGGTGTCCTCGCCCTCGTCGTCCCGGTCAATGAGGATATAAAAGTAATTGCCGTTTTTGGTCGTTACGGTGATAAGCTGCTTGTTGCCGCCGAAATCGTCTACAAGGGTCGCGTTCCCGTCCGGGGTAAGGGGTTCTTCCTTTTGGGGTTCCTCGTAGACAACGCCGCTGTCGTTGGTGTCGTCCTCTCCCTCCGGGGTCTGTGCAAAAGCGGTGACGGAAAAGCCGCCCATAAGTACAAGGGCGGCGCAAAGTGCGGTCAAGGTTCTAAGGATTTTCTTATTCATTCTCGGTGTCCTCCATTTCTTCGGTGTCATGGTCTGCGGGTTCTGCGGGGTAGCCCGGCGCGGCTTCCATGCCCGGAATACCGCCCCCGGAAAGCATAGCGGAAAGCTCATGCGGGGAAAGGCGCATGGAGCGCACAAGCTGTACGATTTGCAGGTTTTCCGCTTCGGTTTTCTGCGCTTCAAGCCCCCTTAATTTGTTCTGGTACTCGGTGATTTTCTCGCGGGTCTTTGCAATCTCCCTGTCGATACGTTCAATTTTGTTCATAGCCATAAATAAATTTCTCCTTTCTTTGCTCAAAAATATGTTAATTCCAGTTCATCAGCCCATAGCCTTTGATACAGGAGTAATTGACGGGGTAGCTCTTTATCTTGCAGGCGTCGCCGGAATTGCCCTCGACGGTATAGACGCGCTCCCCGTCCGTTCCGATAACAAGCCCCACATGGTCTGCGCTCCCGTCCCCGTCCCAGTCGAAAAAGATAGCGTCGCCGGGGGCGATATTCTCATAGCCCCTCGCGCCCCATTGCCCGCGTGACTGGAACCAGGGTACGCCCTGTGACTGGCACCCGGCAAAGCGCGGCTCGCTCTTTCCGGCTTGATTGTAGCACCATGAAACGAAACAGGCGCACCATTCCACGCGGCTGTTAAATCCGTACCAGCTCCAAAAGGGTCGCCCGCCCACGTTGCCGACTTGCCGCTTTGCAAGGTCTACAACGGCGGTGTTGCCGGGGCGTGTGCCGTTTACAAGCTGTACGCCGCTTAAATCCTCGGACGCGCCCATATCGGGGGAGCCGCCGCCGAAAATCAGCGGTTTGTTTCCGCTTGTTTCCAGATAGACGCGGTACATTTCAAGCTGCTGTGGCGTTAGAAGTTCCTCCGCAATCTCGGAAATGGGCTTGTTCGTCAGCTTCACATTAAGGATATGGTACTCGTAGGGTACTTCCTCGGTGGTCGTTTCCCCTGTTTCCGGGTCGGTGCTTGTTTCTGTGCGGTAGCGGATTTCCGTTTCTTCCGTCAGCGTCAAGGTGTACTGCATGGCAAAGACGCGGTTTAGTTCTGCCTGTGCGCTCTGCGGGGTGTAGGTCTGTAAAAGGGCGGTGAGGTAGGACGCTAACTCATGGGGGTTATGCCCGATACTGTCAAGGTCATAGCGGTATTCGTCATAGCCGGGGTGGGTGCTTTCGATATTGTCAATCTGCTGCTGAAGCTCGTTTTCCTTTGCGGCGTAATTGTTCTCCGTCGCCACAAGGTCGCTGTCCTCCGACGTGTAGGAAGTCCCAAGTATGCCGTTCATCAAGCCGGAGAACATGGAGCCGCAAGAGGAAAGCCCCGCCGATACCATGATGAATAAGAGCAGCGCGGCAACGGCGATACATACGCCCGCCGGGTGCCGCCCTACAAAAGCGATTGCCCGTTTGGTTTCCTCGGCGGTTTTCTTTGCCGCTTTCCTTGTATTCTCCGCTGCCTTTTTTGCTGTGGCTGCGCCCCCTTTTTTCGCTGCCTTTGCATACTGCCGCTTGATTTGCTGCTTCTGCATGAAGCGGGAAAGGGGATTGCTCGCAATCTGCGGATTGTCATGTAAGGCTTTGTGGTACTGGAAATCCACATTTGCCTTGAACGCCGCTTTCTCTGCCTTTGCCGCCGCCCGGTAGGGTTTCAGCTTGTGGCTGCGGTAGCCCTCCTTGACTTTCCTCGCCCCGTACTTTGCGCCGCGCTCTGCCAGTTCTTCGGATTTGTGCGCCCCCTCAACGCCGGAATTGTCCTTTTCAACGGAATGTATCTTGTTGTGGACGAAAATACCCGCTTCCTGTGCGGGGCGGGATAGCGGGTTATTGTGGGGCTTATTCTTTCCTATGGGCTTTTCCCGTTCCTCAAAGCGTAGGCGGGTCTTGCCTTTCCCGGTAGCTTCGTCAAAGGTGCGCTCCCGTACAAGTTTCTTTTCTTTGGGGATAGCCGCCTTTGCCGCGTCCAGACGGTCGGCTGCTTTGTCCGATTTTCGGATATACTTTTCAAGCTCCGGCGTTGCCCGTTCCTCGTCGGTAAACTGCAAGCGGGAAGATTTTTCTTTTGCTGTGGCTTCTGCCTGTGCTTTCCTCGCCGCCTTTTTGCTCGCCTTTCTGGTACGCGCCCCGTCGATACGCTCCAAGACGCGCTCGGCTGCGGCGGTGTCCTGTTCCCGTTCTGCCCCCGGCGCATGGGGAAGTGGCGGCGTGTCGGTTAAGGGCGGGGAAGTTGCGCCGCCCGGTAGGGGCTGCGCTGCCTGTTCCGGCGGCTGCGGTGCTTCGGTCTTTGCAAAGTCCGCGTCCCTTATCCGCTTGCTGATACGTTTCTTTTTCCCGGTGGCGGCGTTTACCTCGACAGCCCCCTCGCGGGTCATTTTCTGCGTGACTTTCTCACGCGCTCGATACTGTTTTATTTTTCTGTCCCTCCAATCCGCGCCCTTGCAAGGGCGCAATACTCGGCGTTTATCTCAATGCCTATATAATGCCTGTCAAGCTGCCTTGCGGCTGCCCCCGTCGTGCCGCTGCCGAAAAAGGGGTCAAGCACAACGCCGCCTTTCGGACAGCCCGCCTTGATACAGGTTTCGGCAAGTTTTGGCGGGAACGCGGCGAAATGCCCGCCCTTGTAGGGAACGGTATTGATAAGCCACACGTCCCGCCTGTTCCGCATGGTCGGCATGAGGGCTTCGTCGTAGTAGCTGCCGCTTCGCGCCCGGTTAAGCCCCTGTACTTTCCCCTGTCCGGGTATTTCGTCCGCATATTTCTGTCCCGCGCTGCGCCCGGTGCGGTACCGCGCCGCCGTTGTGGGGGCTAACGGCTCGGCTATGGCGGCTGCGTCATAGAAATATTTCTTTGACTTCGTAAGCAGAAAGATATGTTCATAGCAGCGGGTAGGGCGGTCTTTCACGCTCTCCGGCATGGGGTTTTCTTTCTGCCAGATAATGTCGCTCCGTAAATACCACCCGTCAGCGCGTAGGGCAAAGGCTAAAAGCCAAGGGATACCGATTAAGTCCTTTTGTTTGCAGCCGGAAACGCGGTTGTTTCTTGCAATCTGCTGTCCGTTTCTGCCTTTCGGGTTCTTCGGGTCTGCATGGTAGCCTTTATTTCCTGTGCCGCAGTAAGTGTCCGCGATATTCAGCCAGAGCGTACCGTCAGAACGCAGTACCCGGCGCAGCTCGCGGAAAACCTCGGTCAGCCTGTCAATGTACTGCTCCGGCGTGTCCTCCCGCCCAATCTGCATATCAAGCCCATAATCTCTAAGCGCATAGTAGGGCGGGCTTGTGACGCAACAGTGTACGCTTTCCTCTGGAAGCTCCCGCAAGGCATAGAGCGCGTCGCGGTTGATGATGGTGTCAGTTTTCAGCCCGTTCATGCTTCGCCTACTTCCTCCGGCTTCGTCGTCATTACCCGGTAAAGCTCGGTGTCTTTCGGGAAGCGGTCTACAAAGGGCAGCACCACGTTCCCGTAGAAGATAAGCCCCTCGCCCGCTTCGGTGTGGGTGACATATTTCATCTGCTGCGGGGAGATGTTGAGCTGCTTTGCAAGGATAGCCCGGTCGCCCGCCGCCTGATTGAGCATGAGGACAAAATCAGAGTTTTCAAAGATATTCTCCACTTCGCGGGAAGCAAGCAAATCCTTGACATTCTGCGTAATGGCTGTGGGTATGCCGCCCCATTTTCTGAAACGCTTCCAGATTTCAACGGAATAGGCGGCGGTCTGTTCCTCTTTCAAGAGAAGATGAAATTCGTCCATAAAATACCGGGTGGATTTCCTTTCTGCCCGGTTGACGGTGACGCGGTTCCATACCTGGTCCTGCACAATGAGCATACCTAACTTTTTGAGCTGCTTCCCAAGCTGCTTGATGTCAAAGCAGACAAGGCGGTTGTTCAGCTCCACGTTGGTACGGTGGTTGAATACGTTAAGGCTCCCGGAAACGTAAAGCTCCAATGCCGCCGCGATACGCGCCGCTTCCGGCTCCGGCTGCTTCAAAAGCTCGTCGTAGAGGTCGCCCAAGATAGGCATTTTCTCCGGGTCGGGGTCTGCAAGGAAAGGGCGGTACACGTTCCTAACAGCGCGGTCAATGACGGTCTTATCGACAGGCTGCAAGCCCTCCTTACCGCCTATGACAAGCTCGCAGAGGGAGAGGATAAAGTCGGATTTCAGCGCAAGGGGGCTGTCGTCCTCGGAATAGTTGAGGTTAATATCCATAGGGTTCACATACTGGGGCTTCCCGTCAATGCCCTTGCCCGTAGGCGATAACCGTATCACTTGCCCGTCAAGCCGCTGCACAAGGGAAAAATACTCTGCTTCTGGGTCGCAGATAATAATGTCGTCGTCTGTAATGAGGAAAGCGTTTGTCATTTCCCGTTTGGCGGCAAAGGATTTCCCGCTTCCCGGCGTACCCAAGATTAAGCCGTTGGGGTTCTTTAGCTGCTTGCGGTCGCAGAGTATCATGTTGTTAGACAGGGCGTTCAAGCCGTAGTACAAAGCCGCGCCCGTCTGGAAAAGCTCCTGTGTGATAAAGGGGATAAAGATAGCGGTGCTTGACGTGGTAAGCCCTCTTTGAATGGGGATAAGGTTCTCCCCAAGCGGTACAGAGGACATAAGCCCCGCTTCCTGTTGGTAGTCAAGGCGGGTTAAGGCGCAGTTGTTCTTCTGTGCTATGCCCGCCGCCGCGAATACGTCATTTTCCAGTTTCCGCTTCGTGTCCGCCATGTTCACCACAAGGAACGTCAAGAGGAACATTCTTTCATTCCGGCTCTGCAAGTCCTGTAAGAGGTTCTTCGCTTCGCTGCCGAACGTGGCAAGGTCGGACGGGATTATATCCATGTCATAGCCGCTGCGTACCGCTTTTTTCTGTTCCTCGATTTTCATTTTGTCAAGGTCGGTGATTTTCCGCTTGATTGTCTTTATGGCTTCGGTCTGGTCGATACTGTGGATATGCAGATTGACGATAACGCCCGTTTCCAAGTCCAGAATATCCGATAAGATACGGTCGTTTAACTCCGGGGCAAGGATTTCAAGGAATGAAACCGCGCCGATTTTGCGCCCCATGCGGAAATAACGCCCCTCGCCAAAACGGAAAGAGGACGGGGCGATAAAGTCCTTTGTGGAAAGCCCGGACGGGGCAAGCCAAGAAAAATCAAAGGAAAACTGCCCGCCCTCCGGGTGGAAAATGCCATGCAGCATTTTAAGGCGTTCATAGCCTGTCATGGGGCGGGCAGCTACGCCCAAGAGCTTAAAGTTGTTCAGCACGTCCGTTTCGATACGGGCAAGGCGGGATTTCGCCGCGCCCAGACTGTCGGCTTCAATGGCAAAGGTGATATACTTCGCCTTGACAAGCCCGTTGTTGCCCTTTGCAAGCTGGTTTTTCAGCATATCCCGGTATTCTGTGCGGATAGAATTGAAAGCGTCCTCCTGTGCCGGGATATTGACCGCCTTTTCCGCTTCGCCCCGCTGCGTCCCCTGATTGATGAAAGAAAGCTGCACCGAAACGGAAGCGTCAAAGTAGTTTAGGAAGTCGCACCAGTTCTCAAAAATGGCGGTCTTGTCGTCTGCCTGTGCAAGCTGATAGTTAATATCTTCAAAGGCGACGGTCTTTGAGTATTTGCGCTGCGTAACCTTGCAGATACCGTCCGGGTACATCTGGATATAGGGGATTGTCTGCTGCGCGGTGTGCGCTTTCCCGTCGCCCTTTGCCTGTCTGATGATTTCCGCAATCTGCTTTTTCTCGGCGCGGGTGAGCTTGCGGGGCGGGTTAGGCTTTGCGCTTCCCGCCGCGCTGTTTCTTCGTGTTTCCTTTTGCAATCGCTGATACCTCCTTTTCAAGTTTTCTCTGCCGTTCTAAGACGGAATAAAAGTTGTCTGTCCTGTATGGTCGTTCTTTGGGGGCTATGAATTTTGTCTGAATGATGTTCTTCACCACCACTTCAAGGGGCTGTCCATGCTTCTCATACATGGCAAAGAGGAAACAGGGCAGCATGACGGCAATCATAGCCATAGACGCAAGGCTGGTGCCTGTGCTGTCTTTGAGCAGAAAGAAAAGCGGCAAGCCGAACAGGAGAGCCGCCGCAAAACATACAATCTGCCGTTTGGTAAGGTTGAACGCTACTTTTGTCTTGACTTTGGATAAGTCTTTGGGTACGGGTACATACGCCAAGTGAAAACCTCCTTTCTCTGGGTTTGGTGTTGCTGTAATTTTCCATAAGGGTAATCAAGGCAAAGGTCAATCTATGCCCTTTGCCCGCCCGTATTATATGGGGGTTATCCGCGTCAAGGTCGGGTCGTATTTTCGCCGCTTCGCTCTGAAAATCTCCACCCTGCCCTTGACACGCCGCTAATGCGCGGAAAAAATCGACTTCGCCAGTGCGCCGGATTTGAACAGGGAGAAACAGAGGATAACGGTGTAGGCTGCAAGGGAGAATATCGCGCTGTGCAGATTGTCCGCTATTATCATGTTGTTTACCAGAACCGCGTAAATGCCGACGCATATCATAATGAGGAAGCCTTGAAAACCGATAGCGAACAGGGATTTTAGGTAGTTGTTTCCTATCTGCCCCCATTCCCGGTTAGTCATAGTTGCAAACGGGATAGGCGATACCGAACAGTAAAGGTAAATTTCTATCATACGCCCGTAGAGGATAACGGTTATCAGTACGGACATGATTTTCATGCACAAGCTCACAAGGCTTGTTTCCATGACAAGTAAGAGCAGTTCGGGGATTTCCATAGCGTCAAGCCCGCTTTGCATGGAAGCAAGGGCGGCGGCAACATCAATCTCTGTGCTGCCGCCGATTACCCCCGCCGCGCCGGAAACAACGTGCTGCGCCATATCGAACACCGCCATAGTGATGTCAAAGGTGTGCGTCACAAGGTAGACTGCCACAAACGCCTTGAACACCCACTTGAAGAACATGGAAGTGTCAACGTCGTGCATATTGTTCTTTTCCGTTACCATGCTGATAAGCTCATAGCATAGGACGTAGGTAATGACAAGCCCCGCAATGGGTACGATTACATTCTCACTAAGGGTCTGTATCATGGAGAATATATTTGCGTTCCACCCTTGCGGGGTCTGCCCTACCTCTGCGGCGATAGTGCCGACTTTTTCGTTTACGTCCCCGAACATAGTTGACAGATTACCGTTTATGGCTCCTATGAGGATTTCCTTTATCCATTCGTTAATCGCGTCAAGTATGCTCTGCATAAGCCTTTACCCGCGCTTCTTAACCGAACAGCCCGGAAAGCAGCGGTACAAGGGTCATGCCGATAAGGGCAACGCCGCCGCCCGCCATATGA includes:
- a CDS encoding VirB6/TrbL-like conjugal transfer protein, CD1112 family; protein product: MQSILDAINEWIKEILIGAINGNLSTMFGDVNEKVGTIAAEVGQTPQGWNANIFSMIQTLSENVIVPIAGLVITYVLCYELISMVTEKNNMHDVDTSMFFKWVFKAFVAVYLVTHTFDITMAVFDMAQHVVSGAAGVIGGSTEIDVAAALASMQSGLDAMEIPELLLLVMETSLVSLCMKIMSVLITVILYGRMIEIYLYCSVSPIPFATMTNREWGQIGNNYLKSLFAIGFQGFLIMICVGIYAVLVNNMIIADNLHSAIFSLAAYTVILCFSLFKSGALAKSIFSAH
- a CDS encoding VirB4-like conjugal transfer ATPase, CD1110 family, which translates into the protein MQKETRRNSAAGSAKPNPPRKLTRAEKKQIAEIIRQAKGDGKAHTAQQTIPYIQMYPDGICKVTQRKYSKTVAFEDINYQLAQADDKTAIFENWCDFLNYFDASVSVQLSFINQGTQRGEAEKAVNIPAQEDAFNSIRTEYRDMLKNQLAKGNNGLVKAKYITFAIEADSLGAAKSRLARIETDVLNNFKLLGVAARPMTGYERLKMLHGIFHPEGGQFSFDFSWLAPSGLSTKDFIAPSSFRFGEGRYFRMGRKIGAVSFLEILAPELNDRILSDILDLETGVIVNLHIHSIDQTEAIKTIKRKITDLDKMKIEEQKKAVRSGYDMDIIPSDLATFGSEAKNLLQDLQSRNERMFLLTFLVVNMADTKRKLENDVFAAAGIAQKNNCALTRLDYQQEAGLMSSVPLGENLIPIQRGLTTSSTAIFIPFITQELFQTGAALYYGLNALSNNMILCDRKQLKNPNGLILGTPGSGKSFAAKREMTNAFLITDDDIIICDPEAEYFSLVQRLDGQVIRLSPTGKGIDGKPQYVNPMDINLNYSEDDSPLALKSDFILSLCELVIGGKEGLQPVDKTVIDRAVRNVYRPFLADPDPEKMPILGDLYDELLKQPEPEAARIAAALELYVSGSLNVFNHRTNVELNNRLVCFDIKQLGKQLKKLGMLIVQDQVWNRVTVNRAERKSTRYFMDEFHLLLKEEQTAAYSVEIWKRFRKWGGIPTAITQNVKDLLASREVENIFENSDFVLMLNQAAGDRAILAKQLNISPQQMKYVTHTEAGEGLIFYGNVVLPFVDRFPKDTELYRVMTTKPEEVGEA
- a CDS encoding IS3 family transposase — translated: MMFIAIKTEDGAIKGKLSFYCRMLGVSRQGFYKYLANKDRPWKYQDLADAMIAIHTEDEYNDTYGRIRMYQALLLKKPEGLKIPSERTVYRVMDEIGLSHQPKRKPNGITKADREARKSDDLLKRDFKSDKPLEKCVTDITEIKAKDGKLYVSAIFDCFDSGVLGLAMETNMKATLCEHTLDNAYLAYPDLRGAIVHSDRGTQYTSETYRKALAKYGIIQSMNSAGGRCHDNARCESMWARMKSELLYDRYNTETMTIEELKVLIWRYFISYWNNRRICSANGGLPPIIKRQRYYQSLEQAA
- a CDS encoding DUF4315 family protein, whose translation is MAMNKIERIDREIAKTREKITEYQNKLRGLEAQKTEAENLQIVQLVRSMRLSPHELSAMLSGGGIPGMEAAPGYPAEPADHDTEEMEDTENE
- a CDS encoding PrgI family protein → MAYVPVPKDLSKVKTKVAFNLTKRQIVCFAAALLFGLPLFFLLKDSTGTSLASMAMIAVMLPCFLFAMYEKHGQPLEVVVKNIIQTKFIAPKERPYRTDNFYSVLERQRKLEKEVSAIAKGNTKKQRGGKRKA
- a CDS encoding Maff2 family mobile element protein; the encoded protein is MAGGGVALIGMTLVPLLSGLFG
- a CDS encoding DNA-methyltransferase; the encoded protein is MNGLKTDTIINRDALYALRELPEESVHCCVTSPPYYALRDYGLDMQIGREDTPEQYIDRLTEVFRELRRVLRSDGTLWLNIADTYCGTGNKGYHADPKNPKGRNGQQIARNNRVSGCKQKDLIGIPWLLAFALRADGWYLRSDIIWQKENPMPESVKDRPTRCYEHIFLLTKSKKYFYDAAAIAEPLAPTTAARYRTGRSAGQKYADEIPGQGKVQGLNRARSGSYYDEALMPTMRNRRDVWLINTVPYKGGHFAAFPPKLAETCIKAGCPKGGVVLDPFFGSGTTGAAARQLDRHYIGIEINAEYCALARARIGGTEK
- a CDS encoding C40 family peptidase, producing MTREGAVEVNAATGKKKRISKRIRDADFAKTEAPQPPEQAAQPLPGGATSPPLTDTPPLPHAPGAEREQDTAAAERVLERIDGARTRKASKKAARKAQAEATAKEKSSRLQFTDEERATPELEKYIRKSDKAADRLDAAKAAIPKEKKLVRERTFDEATGKGKTRLRFEEREKPIGKNKPHNNPLSRPAQEAGIFVHNKIHSVEKDNSGVEGAHKSEELAERGAKYGARKVKEGYRSHKLKPYRAAAKAEKAAFKANVDFQYHKALHDNPQIASNPLSRFMQKQQIKRQYAKAAKKGGAATAKKAAENTRKAAKKTAEETKRAIAFVGRHPAGVCIAVAALLLFIMVSAGLSSCGSMFSGLMNGILGTSYTSEDSDLVATENNYAAKENELQQQIDNIESTHPGYDEYRYDLDSIGHNPHELASYLTALLQTYTPQSAQAELNRVFAMQYTLTLTEETEIRYRTETSTDPETGETTTEEVPYEYHILNVKLTNKPISEIAEELLTPQQLEMYRVYLETSGNKPLIFGGGSPDMGASEDLSGVQLVNGTRPGNTAVVDLAKRQVGNVGGRPFWSWYGFNSRVEWCACFVSWCYNQAGKSEPRFAGCQSQGVPWFQSRGQWGARGYENIAPGDAIFFDWDGDGSADHVGLVIGTDGERVYTVEGNSGDACKIKSYPVNYSCIKGYGLMNWN
- a CDS encoding transposase is translated as MSRTQRKYDHEYKIQAVKLAREIGGAKAAKELGIPEGTIHTWLKAVRAGTLDIGDGAHTPESAMSLAEELAMLRKRVKDQDKEIRRLKEENEFLEEASAFFAASRRKSARTKE